A region from the Pseudonocardia petroleophila genome encodes:
- a CDS encoding glycerate kinase, producing the protein MGHILVAPDKFKGSATAAEAARHLAAGVRDAGRHAVELPVADGGEGTLDAAVAAGFRPVPATVSGPTGAPVRTGVAIRHGTAVVELAAASGLAHLTDGPAPLRATSRGTGELVAAALDAGATTVVLGVGGSACTDGGAGMLSALGARLLDADGAALPDGGAALAHLHRVDLSGLDRRLAATRFVLASDVDNPLLGPTGAAAVYGPQKGADAGAVAVLEAALARWAALLGADAAAPGAGAAGGVGFAALAVLGARPRPGIDVVLDLVGFREQLTGAELVITGEGALDEQTLRGKAPVGVAAAARSAGVAVAVVCGRSAITPGRAAAAGLGPVHVLGDVEPDLARCLADPGPPLRALGRRIAAA; encoded by the coding sequence ATGGGGCACATCCTCGTCGCCCCGGACAAGTTCAAGGGCTCCGCGACCGCCGCCGAGGCGGCCCGTCACCTGGCGGCAGGCGTCCGGGACGCGGGCCGGCACGCCGTCGAGCTCCCGGTGGCCGACGGCGGGGAGGGCACGCTGGACGCCGCCGTCGCCGCGGGCTTCCGGCCGGTCCCGGCCACGGTGTCCGGGCCGACCGGCGCCCCCGTGCGCACCGGCGTCGCGATCCGGCACGGCACGGCGGTCGTGGAGCTGGCCGCCGCGTCCGGTCTCGCGCACCTGACCGACGGGCCCGCGCCGCTGCGGGCCACCAGCCGCGGCACGGGGGAGCTGGTGGCCGCGGCGCTCGACGCCGGGGCCACGACCGTGGTGCTCGGCGTCGGCGGGAGCGCCTGCACGGACGGCGGCGCGGGGATGCTGTCCGCACTCGGTGCCCGGCTGCTCGACGCCGACGGCGCCGCGCTGCCCGACGGCGGCGCGGCGCTGGCCCACCTGCACCGCGTCGACCTGTCCGGGCTGGACCGCCGGCTCGCCGCGACCCGGTTCGTGCTCGCGAGCGACGTCGACAACCCCCTGCTCGGCCCGACCGGTGCGGCCGCGGTGTACGGCCCGCAGAAGGGGGCCGACGCGGGTGCGGTCGCGGTGCTGGAGGCGGCGCTGGCCCGGTGGGCGGCGCTCCTCGGGGCGGACGCCGCCGCCCCGGGGGCCGGGGCCGCCGGGGGGGTCGGGTTCGCCGCGCTCGCCGTGCTCGGGGCGCGGCCCCGCCCCGGGATCGACGTCGTGCTCGACCTCGTCGGGTTCCGCGAGCAGCTCACCGGGGCGGAGCTGGTGATCACCGGGGAGGGGGCGCTGGACGAGCAGACCCTGCGCGGCAAGGCCCCGGTCGGCGTCGCGGCGGCCGCCCGGTCGGCCGGGGTGGCGGTGGCCGTGGTCTGCGGCCGGTCTGCGATCACGCCGGGCCGGGCGGCCGCCGCCGGGCTGGGGCCGGTGCACGTCCTCGGCGACGTGGAGCCCGACCTCGCCCGCTGCCTCGCCGACCCCGGCCCGCCGCTGCGGGCGCTCGGGCGGCGGATCGCGGCGGCCTGA